Proteins found in one Paralichthys olivaceus isolate ysfri-2021 chromosome 19, ASM2471397v2, whole genome shotgun sequence genomic segment:
- the ppp1r14c gene encoding protein phosphatase 1 regulatory subunit 14C — MSAASTETSAPLPTAGSRVFFQAASGVGCVGSGPITGDDPVQKKQGKVTVKYDRKELRKRLVLEEWIIEQLSELYDCEEEEMPEVEIDIDDLLDVNSDDERTSKLQESLIDCYKPTEVFVRELLGRIRGMRKLSAPTKKGL; from the exons ATGTCGGCCGCCAGCACCGAGACTAGTGCCCCTCTGCCCACCGCCGGCAGCCGCGTCTTCTTCCAAGCTGCGTCCGGGGTGGGCTGCGTGGGCTCCGGCCCCATCACCGGGGACGACCCGGTGCAGAAGAAGCAGGGCAAAGTGACGGTGAAGTACGACAGGAAGGAGCTGCGGAAAAGACTCGTGCTGGAGGAGTGGATCATCGAGCAGCTCAGCGAGTTGTACGACTGTGAG gaggaggagatgccTGAGGTGGAGATAGATATAGACGACCTGTTGGATGTCAACAGTGACGACGAGAGAACCAGCAAACTGCAG GAATCATTAATAGACTGCTACAAACCAACAGAG GTTTTTGTCCGTGAGTTGCTGGGCAGGATAAGGGGAATGAGAAAACTCAGCGCTCCCACCAAGAAGGGCCTATAA